From Bradyrhizobium sp. sBnM-33:
CGGCCTGCTGAAAGGCAAAGAACGCCGCCTTGACGTTCACGGCCACCGTCTGGTCGACTTCGGTCACCGTGTCGATCTTCGCAAACCGGGCGATGGCGGCGTTGTTCACCAGCATGTCCACGCGGCCGAATGCGGCCAGCGCCGCGTCGAATAGCGCGCGCACGGCGGCCTCGCCGTTCAGTTCCGCCTGCACCGCGAGCGCGCGGCTGCCCCCGGCCTCGATCGCAGCGACCGTCTCCTTTGCCGCGCTGTGGTTATGCGCGTAGTTCACGACCACCGATGCTCCCTGGCGGCCAAGCGCCCTAGCCACTGCGCTGCCGATGCCGCGTCCGGCTCCTGTCACGATCGCGACCTTGCCCGCGAGCCTTGCTGTCATCCGGCATTTCCCTCATCAAAACGAAAGTAGCGATCTCGACCACAAATTGGCGATTCCGACCAGCCCTGCCGCCCACACAATCCCGCCTTGTGCATAGGAGCCTGCCGTATCAACCTGATCTCGCAGGCTGTTCCAACCGCTTTTCCCCGTGTAGGCTTGCCGTCTGCCCGACTTTTGAAGGTGAGCCGACAATCACTGGGGCGGGCGGAACGAGGGAGATGGCGGAAAGACCATGACGGAACTCCGATATCTGGCGCCTGGCACGCTTGACGAAGCGGTCGGCGCATTTGCGAAAGCCGGCAGCGCCGCGCGCATCCTGGCCGGCGGCACCGATCTTCTGGTGCAGATGCGATCGGGCGCGCTCAAGCCCGGCCTGATCGTCGACATCAAGAATATTCCCGAGATGACGGCAATCGAACAGACCGCCGACGGCGGCTTTCGCATTGGCGCCGCCGTTTCGGGTATGGCTCTCGCCGAACAAAAGACGTTTGGCAAAGTCTGGCCCGGCGTACTCGAAGCGGTCAACCTGATCGGTTCCAAGCAGGTGCAGGGCAGGGCGTCTGCGGGGGGCAATCTCTGCAACGGCTCGCCCGCAGGCGACAGCGTGCCCGCGATGGTCGCGGCCGGCGCCATCGTCACCGTGCAGGGCCCGGACGGCCGCCGCGAGATGAAGGTGGAGGATGTCCCCGCCGGCCCCGGCCGCACCAATCTGAAGCCTGGCGAGATCCTCGTCGGTTTCACGCTGCCGCCGCGCCCGCCCGGATCGAGCGATGCTTATTTGCGCATGATCCCGCGCACTGAAATGGATATCGCCGTGGTCGGTTGCGGCGTCAGCCTTACCATGAAGGACGGCACCGTCATCGCCGCCCGCGTCAGCCTCGGCGCGGTGGCGCCGACCGTGCTGCTGGTGGAAGACGCCGCAAAGGCGCTGATCGGCTCAAAGCTCGACGACGCCGCGCTGGCGAAGGCCGCCGCTGCATGCTCCGCCGCCTGCCGCCCGATCGACGACAAGCGCGGCACCATCGCCTATCGCACCAAGGTGGCCGGCGTGCTGCTCAAGCGCACCGCCGTGATCGCCGCCCAACGCGCGACCCAAAAGAACTGAGATCGGAAAATAATTCATGGCCAAAGTTCACGTCACCACGTCAATCAACGGCGAGCCGATGGAATTTCTGTGCGAGCCATCAGACACCATGCTCGACGCGCTGCGCGGGCCGCTGGCGCTGACCGGCTCCAAGGAAGGCTGCGCCTCCGGGGATTGCGGCGCCTGCTCGATCACGATTGACGATCGGCTGGTCTGCTCCTGCCTGATGCTCGCGGTCGAATCCGAGGGGCACGAGATCAGGACCATCGAGGGCCTGGCGCAGGGCGACAGGCTTCATCCGCTGCAGCAAAAATTTCTGGAAATGGCCGCGCTTCAGTGCGGCATCTGCACCTCGGGCATGCTGGTCGCCTCCGATGCGCTGCTCAAGAAAAACCCGGACCCGACCGAAGAGGAAGTCCGCTTCTGGCTCGCCGGCAACCTCTGCCGGTGCACCGGCTATGACAAGATCGTCCGCGCGGTGATGGAAACCGCTGCCGAAATGCGCGCGCAATGAATTGCGGGAGATAGCCCAATGAACCTCGTCACCAACAACAAGTGGATCGGCCAGCGCACCATTCGCCCCGATGGCATGGACAAGGTCACCGGCCGCGCCCAGTTCGCCGCCGACACCACGATGCCCGGCATGATCTGGGGCAAGGTGCTGCGCAGCCCGCATCCGCATGCACGCATCAGATCGATCGATACCTCGAAGGCCGAGAAGCTGCCGGGCGTGAAGGCCGTCGTCACCTCGAAGGACATCGTCGATTTCCCGATCGAGAAGGGCGCGGTGATGCTGGGCATCCAGGATATGCGCTGGATGTGCCGCAACGTGATGGCGCGCGACAAGGCGCTGTTTCCCGGGCACCCGATAGCTGCCGTCGCCGCGACCACGGAAGCGATCGCGGCCGAAGCATGCGCGCTGATCGAGGTCGATTACGAGGTGCTGCCGTGGTCGATCAAGATCGACGACGCGATCAAGCCCGACGCGCCGATCCTGCACGAGTTCAACAAGTTCGACGGCAAGCCGTCCAACATTGTCGGCCGCCTCGAGCACAAGAAGGGCGACATCGAGCAAGGTTTCAAGCAGGCCGACACCGTCATCGAGCGCACCTTCACCACGCGCCCGGTGCACCAGGGCTATATCGAGCCGCATGCCTGCCTGATCTCGGTGGCGCCAGACGGCAAGACAACGATCTGGAGCTCCAGCCAGGGCCAGTTCATGGTCCGCGCGATGACGGCCTATCTCACCGGCATCCCGCAGAGCGACATCCGCGCCATCCCTGCGGAGATCGGCGGCGGCTTTGGTGGCAAGACCATCGTCTATCTCGAACCGCTGGCGACGCTGCTGGCGAAAAAATCCGGCCGCCCGGTGAAGATGGTGATGACGCGCGAGGAAGTGATGCGCGCGACCGGCCCCACCTCAGGCTCGAAGAGCACGGTGAAGATCGGCGCGACCAAGGACGGCAAAATCGTCGCCGCGCACGGCACCTTCTATCTCCAGGCCGGCGCCTTCCCGGGCTCGCCGATCCGCGGTGCGGCCGGATGCAGCTTCACGCCCTACGACATCCCGAACCTGCTCTCGGAAGGTTTTGACGTCTGCTCCAACCGCTCGAAAGTCGCGGCCTACCGCGCGCCGGGCGCGCCGATCGGCGCCTATGCGGTCGAATGCGTGCTCGACGAAGTCGCCGAAGCCTTGAAGATGGACCCGCTCGACTTCCGCCTGAAGAACGCCGCGAAGGAAGGCACCAAAGCCGCGCACGGCCCGGTCTTCCCGCGCATCGGCTATATCGAGACGGTGGAAGCAGCCAAAGCCTCGCCGCATTATGCCGCGCCGCTCGGCGACGGAAACGGCAAGCTCAGGGGCAGGGGCGTGGCGTCCGGCTTCTGGTTCAACGCCGGCGGTGAGTCTTCCGCGCAGGTCAATATCACCGAAGACGGCAACGTCGTCGTAACGACAGGCCATCCTGACATTGGGGGCTCGCGCGCGGGCATCGCCAACATCTGCGCCGAGCTCCTTGGTATTGATTACCGCCGCGTCTCCGTCATCATCGGCGACACCCAGACGGTCGGTTTCTCCAACCTCACCGGCGGCAGCCGCGTGCTGTTCGCCTCGTCGATGGTGGTGACGCAGTCGACCGAGAAGATCATCCAGACGCTGCGCGAGCGCGCGGCAAAAATCTGGGAGATCGACCCCGAAGCGGTGAAATGGGAGAACGGCGCGGCGCATCCGGTGAGCCCGAACGCCGGCCAGTTCGAACCGCTGACGCTGGAAGAACTCGCCGAGAAGGCGCCCGCGATGGGTGGACCCATTGGGGCCGGCGTGCAGCTCAATACCCAGGGCGCCGACGGCGGTTTCGGCACGCATATCTGCGACGTCGAGGTCGACGTCGATCTCGGCATCGCGCGCGTGATCCGCTACACCGCCGTGCAGGATGTTGGCCGCGCCATTCACCCCGGCTATGTCGAAGGCCAGCTCCAGGGCGGCGTCGCGCAAGGCATCGGCTGGGCGCTGAACGAGGAATACATCTACACCAAAGAAGGCAAGGTCGATAATCCCGGCTTTCTCGACTACCGCA
This genomic window contains:
- a CDS encoding SDR family oxidoreductase, which produces MTARLAGKVAIVTGAGRGIGSAVARALGRQGASVVVNYAHNHSAAKETVAAIEAGGSRALAVQAELNGEAAVRALFDAALAAFGRVDMLVNNAAIARFAKIDTVTEVDQTVAVNVKAAFFAFQQAALRMADGGRIVSISAAMTAVGYENTVLYAGTKGALEQFGQAAAKELGKRSIVVNTVSPGATETELYLGLSTEAGRAAAAQRSPFGRIAKPEDIADVVAFLCGPEARWLSGERLRVNGAALF
- a CDS encoding FAD binding domain-containing protein, which encodes MTELRYLAPGTLDEAVGAFAKAGSAARILAGGTDLLVQMRSGALKPGLIVDIKNIPEMTAIEQTADGGFRIGAAVSGMALAEQKTFGKVWPGVLEAVNLIGSKQVQGRASAGGNLCNGSPAGDSVPAMVAAGAIVTVQGPDGRREMKVEDVPAGPGRTNLKPGEILVGFTLPPRPPGSSDAYLRMIPRTEMDIAVVGCGVSLTMKDGTVIAARVSLGAVAPTVLLVEDAAKALIGSKLDDAALAKAAAACSAACRPIDDKRGTIAYRTKVAGVLLKRTAVIAAQRATQKN
- a CDS encoding (2Fe-2S)-binding protein yields the protein MAKVHVTTSINGEPMEFLCEPSDTMLDALRGPLALTGSKEGCASGDCGACSITIDDRLVCSCLMLAVESEGHEIRTIEGLAQGDRLHPLQQKFLEMAALQCGICTSGMLVASDALLKKNPDPTEEEVRFWLAGNLCRCTGYDKIVRAVMETAAEMRAQ
- a CDS encoding xanthine dehydrogenase family protein molybdopterin-binding subunit, whose translation is MNLVTNNKWIGQRTIRPDGMDKVTGRAQFAADTTMPGMIWGKVLRSPHPHARIRSIDTSKAEKLPGVKAVVTSKDIVDFPIEKGAVMLGIQDMRWMCRNVMARDKALFPGHPIAAVAATTEAIAAEACALIEVDYEVLPWSIKIDDAIKPDAPILHEFNKFDGKPSNIVGRLEHKKGDIEQGFKQADTVIERTFTTRPVHQGYIEPHACLISVAPDGKTTIWSSSQGQFMVRAMTAYLTGIPQSDIRAIPAEIGGGFGGKTIVYLEPLATLLAKKSGRPVKMVMTREEVMRATGPTSGSKSTVKIGATKDGKIVAAHGTFYLQAGAFPGSPIRGAAGCSFTPYDIPNLLSEGFDVCSNRSKVAAYRAPGAPIGAYAVECVLDEVAEALKMDPLDFRLKNAAKEGTKAAHGPVFPRIGYIETVEAAKASPHYAAPLGDGNGKLRGRGVASGFWFNAGGESSAQVNITEDGNVVVTTGHPDIGGSRAGIANICAELLGIDYRRVSVIIGDTQTVGFSNLTGGSRVLFASSMVVTQSTEKIIQTLRERAAKIWEIDPEAVKWENGAAHPVSPNAGQFEPLTLEELAEKAPAMGGPIGAGVQLNTQGADGGFGTHICDVEVDVDLGIARVIRYTAVQDVGRAIHPGYVEGQLQGGVAQGIGWALNEEYIYTKEGKVDNPGFLDYRMPVCSDLPMIDCIMVEIPNPKHPQGVKGVGEVPLVPVMAAVANAIYNALGKRFYALPMSPPKVLEKLDEPVQQAAE